In Candidatus Defluviilinea proxima, a single genomic region encodes these proteins:
- a CDS encoding GAF domain-containing protein — protein sequence MLNATKKFFSPPTFEDEEISRRANWLNIIAWFLIVIRVIVIVAPTSGSFVSRATSFDNIHPLLFAIVALILNKRGYVQTAAFIILIDNLFGIAIYFSGQGGLRSPFLTALAFLLSVAALIIGERGALGFTVLILMTLVGFAIADNNDLITSTRLENTRIQNLLFGQALIFISTGFIIWLTTRSLMQSLKNARQKELEVRALASNLEKRVDERTAELVSRTSALEKQTRQLQTVASVARAIASVQTLDNLLPEIARLVSEQFDFYHVGIFLLDQDKKNAVLRASNSEGGQRMLRRQHQLKLDANSIVGYATSRGEPRIALDVGVDAVFFNNPDLPDTHSEMALPLRIGADVIGALDVQSTHTNAFSEQDIVIISTLADQIAIAIENTRLFSESREALKESEEAFVRYVRREWSSFATQAKSTGYLFDGNRTISLDAKDRYKKIKSLPQTGQLVLEKDAKDLTIPIRLRGQIIGVLEVKPKVDGRQWTQDDMLLLEAASERAALALENARLVETSERRASRERTISEISTRIGAVSDLDAIMQAAVEELGRKIGNAAEVTLELDTEQDKS from the coding sequence ATGTTAAACGCAACAAAAAAATTCTTCTCCCCGCCAACCTTTGAAGATGAAGAAATCTCACGCCGAGCCAACTGGCTGAATATCATTGCCTGGTTCTTGATCGTTATTCGCGTCATTGTTATTGTAGCGCCAACATCAGGTAGCTTTGTATCCAGAGCAACATCATTTGATAACATTCACCCATTGTTATTTGCAATCGTCGCGCTCATATTAAATAAACGCGGTTACGTCCAAACGGCTGCCTTCATCATCTTGATAGATAACCTGTTTGGCATAGCTATATATTTCTCCGGACAAGGTGGGTTACGTTCACCGTTCTTAACTGCACTGGCCTTTTTGCTAAGTGTTGCAGCTCTCATCATCGGCGAAAGAGGCGCCCTGGGATTTACAGTATTAATCCTTATGACATTGGTTGGCTTTGCCATTGCAGACAACAACGATCTCATCACAAGTACAAGGCTTGAAAACACACGAATTCAGAACCTGTTATTTGGTCAAGCACTCATCTTTATTTCGACTGGATTCATCATATGGCTCACCACCCGTAGCCTGATGCAATCTCTTAAAAATGCACGACAAAAAGAGTTGGAAGTTAGAGCACTGGCATCCAACCTGGAAAAACGAGTGGATGAACGAACAGCAGAACTAGTGAGCAGGACAAGCGCTCTCGAAAAACAGACCCGTCAGCTACAGACAGTTGCCAGTGTAGCAAGAGCCATTGCATCAGTGCAAACCCTTGACAATCTGTTACCTGAAATCGCAAGACTTGTCAGCGAACAATTCGACTTCTATCATGTCGGTATTTTTCTTCTCGATCAAGACAAAAAAAATGCTGTTCTCCGCGCTTCAAACAGTGAAGGTGGTCAACGCATGCTGAGACGCCAGCACCAACTTAAATTGGATGCAAATAGTATCGTAGGCTATGCAACATCTCGTGGAGAACCTCGCATCGCTCTGGATGTTGGAGTTGATGCTGTTTTCTTCAACAACCCGGACCTCCCAGACACCCACTCCGAAATGGCCCTTCCACTCCGTATCGGTGCTGACGTAATCGGCGCATTAGATGTGCAAAGCACCCACACAAATGCATTCTCCGAGCAGGATATCGTTATTATCTCTACTCTCGCTGACCAAATTGCAATAGCCATCGAGAACACTCGCCTATTCAGCGAATCACGTGAGGCCCTCAAAGAATCGGAAGAGGCCTTTGTCCGTTACGTCAGGCGCGAGTGGAGTAGTTTTGCTACACAGGCAAAAAGCACTGGGTATCTGTTTGATGGAAACAGAACCATTTCGCTTGATGCAAAAGATAGATATAAAAAGATTAAATCACTGCCACAAACAGGTCAATTAGTACTGGAAAAAGATGCCAAGGATCTCACCATTCCCATCCGGTTACGAGGTCAAATAATTGGTGTTCTCGAAGTAAAACCAAAGGTTGATGGTCGTCAGTGGACACAGGACGACATGCTTCTATTGGAAGCCGCATCAGAACGTGCCGCCCTAGCTCTCGAAAATGCCCGCCTCGTTGAAACATCCGAGCGACGTGCGTCGCGTGAGCGTACCATCAGCGAAATCTCAACAAGGATCGGCGCAGTCAGTGACCTTGATGCCATCATGCAAGCCGCCGTAGAAGAACTTGGACGCAAGATCGGTAACGCCGCAGAAGTAACACTTGAACTTGATACAGAACAGGATAAATCGTAG
- a CDS encoding GAF domain-containing protein, with protein MFEQIKKTFSPPVFPDNDDKTRAALYGNWIILLFMGLVLATEISGKMVQGDFTFNILDAALFTLFVLLFVAWVLLKNGYVNQANILLVSLMWTISNLYAFLGFGVRDSAYIANFIIILAAGLLLGWRAASILTAVTILTGFGLAYAETHNLSPTAYYSVSANTARNDMTSILVVYAIFIFLLFNGWDSAIKSAKRGKNELEISNRELLVSQSMLEKNQRDLLTANQELVHRNERVNAVAEISNKIATINNIEDLLVSIVHTISRKFGYYHVGIFLLDEGKQFAVLRAANSDGGKNMLTRGHRLRVGAQGIVGYVTYSGIPRIALDVGEDAAFFNNPDLPETHSEVTLPIKFGNEIVGALDIQSKETNAFTKEDVEVLSILTNQVSVAIQNAFSLDQARRALQEAEFATSQLTGIAWKEYAEKVRTKGYRYDGLRPEPLKGSVSSSSESDSTIIPVQLRGQTIGRLKLKTSDSSRKLTDDEIAIVESTADRVALAFDSARLLDDAQKRATRESFLSEIGSKLSTSFQLDTILRDTVEELGQNLKDSTVTFQLVNPSSPMTMDNNDENKPSLGRKTE; from the coding sequence ATGTTCGAACAGATCAAAAAAACCTTCTCTCCACCCGTTTTTCCTGATAATGATGATAAAACCCGTGCCGCCCTTTATGGCAACTGGATTATCCTGCTCTTTATGGGCCTTGTCCTTGCTACTGAAATCTCCGGGAAAATGGTACAGGGCGATTTCACTTTCAATATATTGGACGCTGCGTTATTCACACTTTTCGTCTTACTTTTCGTGGCTTGGGTATTACTCAAAAACGGATATGTAAATCAGGCAAATATATTGCTGGTTTCGTTGATGTGGACCATATCAAACTTATACGCATTTCTTGGCTTTGGCGTCAGAGACTCTGCCTACATTGCCAACTTTATCATCATTCTAGCCGCAGGGCTTTTACTGGGCTGGCGTGCCGCATCGATCCTCACAGCTGTTACCATCCTTACTGGTTTTGGCCTGGCATACGCAGAAACCCACAATTTGAGTCCAACCGCCTACTATTCCGTATCTGCAAACACAGCCAGAAACGATATGACTTCCATTCTCGTTGTGTATGCAATTTTTATTTTCCTGTTGTTCAATGGTTGGGATAGTGCCATAAAAAGCGCCAAACGAGGAAAAAACGAGCTGGAAATCAGCAACCGAGAACTCCTCGTGTCACAAAGCATGCTGGAGAAAAACCAAAGAGATTTATTAACTGCGAACCAGGAACTTGTTCATAGAAATGAACGCGTCAATGCGGTTGCTGAAATTTCCAATAAGATCGCCACCATTAACAACATCGAAGACCTCCTCGTGTCCATAGTACATACCATTAGTCGGAAATTTGGCTATTATCATGTAGGCATATTTCTTCTGGATGAAGGAAAACAGTTTGCTGTATTACGCGCAGCGAACAGTGATGGCGGGAAAAATATGCTTACGCGAGGTCACCGCTTGCGCGTCGGTGCACAAGGTATCGTCGGTTATGTTACCTATAGCGGAATTCCTCGTATTGCATTGGACGTAGGTGAAGATGCGGCTTTCTTCAACAATCCAGACTTGCCTGAGACCCATTCCGAAGTTACCCTGCCAATTAAATTTGGTAATGAAATAGTGGGAGCTTTAGACATTCAGTCGAAGGAAACAAATGCATTCACTAAAGAAGATGTGGAAGTCCTCTCCATTTTAACCAACCAGGTTTCGGTTGCGATCCAAAATGCATTTTCATTGGATCAGGCACGACGCGCACTTCAGGAAGCAGAGTTCGCCACCAGTCAATTAACAGGAATCGCGTGGAAAGAGTATGCAGAAAAAGTAAGAACAAAAGGGTATCGCTATGATGGCCTTCGACCCGAACCCTTGAAGGGATCAGTGAGCTCCTCCTCAGAGAGTGATTCAACGATAATACCTGTCCAACTACGCGGACAAACCATCGGGCGTTTGAAATTAAAGACATCTGACTCATCACGCAAATTAACAGATGACGAAATCGCCATTGTTGAATCCACTGCTGATCGTGTTGCTCTTGCCTTTGACTCGGCACGCTTGCTTGATGATGCACAAAAACGTGCTACTCGCGAATCATTCCTCTCTGAAATAGGCTCAAAACTCAGCACATCCTTTCAACTGGATACCATTCTTCGCGATACAGTAGAGGAACTTGGACAAAACCTGAAGGATTCGACAGTCACTTTCCAATTGGTGAACCCATCTTCGCCTATGACCATGGACAATAATGATGAAAACAAACCTTCATTGGGAAGAAAGACGGAGTAA
- a CDS encoding GAF domain-containing protein — translation MVTNQTPNSKPVQKPTWQRLWDWLTAPTSAITDIGEQRSARLAASFLFTIAFFAFLGGIARFTMAHRNIVEAFSGGIGLSLFPTLLVYALARSKWYRVAIFIFSVTYGSIAYISMISEGAQANSGVLIFIYVPISLIVASTFLSGWAVFLLTGLNVGALVATKYFGAPVPSELAVEAAMITVIGVVLILLTNFRKSIEGIRFHQLQDANREFENLAINLEQRVNERTAELEKANIQTSQRAKQLQTITQLSETIAQVQDLNELFPATTELISERFGFYHVGVFLIDEAKEFAVLQAANSEGGKRMLNRGHKLKLGTGVVGYSAQTGQPRIALDVGTDAVFFNNPDLPNTHSEAALPLKSRGDVIGILDVQSTEIGAFTSEDLQVLTTLANQVSIAFENTRLLSETRAALLQVQEVYNEFTRTEWGRAVTLAEQPGFRYQAGRIEMLENALRTPEILSAVENGTVVANQPNGSKEKRMSMAVPVKLRGEVIGVLHIESNNSSKEWQQDEISLVEAVAERAAFAMENARLFQDARRRAAKEQLISQATSRISGALDLENILKNTAEELEKVLSGSEILIQFQNKEK, via the coding sequence ATGGTGACGAATCAAACTCCAAATTCCAAGCCCGTCCAAAAACCCACCTGGCAACGACTGTGGGATTGGCTAACAGCACCAACCTCCGCCATTACAGATATTGGCGAGCAACGTTCTGCTCGTTTGGCTGCTTCTTTCCTATTTACGATCGCTTTCTTTGCATTTTTGGGTGGCATCGCCCGCTTTACAATGGCACATCGAAATATAGTGGAGGCATTTTCAGGCGGAATTGGTCTTTCACTCTTCCCAACCCTACTTGTCTACGCATTAGCACGGAGCAAATGGTATCGTGTCGCCATATTTATTTTTTCGGTCACGTACGGTTCTATTGCATATATTTCCATGATATCCGAAGGGGCTCAAGCAAATTCCGGGGTGCTAATTTTTATCTATGTCCCCATCAGCTTGATCGTTGCCAGTACATTTTTATCTGGGTGGGCAGTATTCCTACTAACGGGCCTAAATGTTGGCGCCCTTGTTGCTACAAAATACTTTGGTGCGCCAGTCCCGAGTGAGTTGGCCGTGGAAGCGGCGATGATCACCGTTATTGGTGTTGTATTAATTCTCCTCACAAATTTTCGGAAAAGCATTGAAGGTATCAGATTCCATCAATTACAAGATGCCAATCGCGAATTTGAAAATCTGGCTATCAACCTCGAACAACGCGTGAACGAACGCACGGCAGAACTTGAAAAGGCGAACATCCAAACCAGCCAACGCGCCAAACAACTGCAAACGATCACCCAACTTTCAGAGACCATCGCGCAGGTGCAGGATCTGAACGAACTATTCCCAGCCACTACAGAACTCATTAGTGAGCGATTTGGTTTTTATCACGTGGGCGTATTCCTCATTGACGAAGCGAAAGAGTTTGCTGTTCTACAAGCCGCCAACAGTGAGGGCGGAAAACGGATGTTGAACCGTGGGCACAAACTGAAACTCGGAACTGGTGTGGTAGGCTACTCTGCACAAACAGGTCAACCCCGCATCGCTCTGGACGTTGGGACTGATGCTGTTTTCTTCAACAACCCCGACCTACCAAACACCCATTCCGAAGCCGCCCTGCCGTTGAAATCACGTGGCGATGTTATCGGTATATTGGATGTACAAAGCACGGAAATAGGTGCGTTTACTAGCGAAGATCTGCAAGTACTTACAACCCTGGCCAATCAGGTATCCATTGCATTCGAGAACACCCGATTATTAAGTGAAACACGTGCGGCGCTTTTGCAAGTTCAGGAAGTGTATAACGAGTTCACACGGACCGAATGGGGCCGTGCCGTAACACTGGCTGAGCAACCTGGTTTCCGATATCAGGCAGGACGCATCGAAATGCTGGAAAATGCACTGCGCACTCCTGAAATACTGTCAGCAGTGGAAAATGGGACTGTTGTAGCGAATCAGCCCAACGGGTCGAAAGAGAAGCGAATGTCAATGGCAGTCCCGGTCAAATTACGCGGAGAAGTTATCGGCGTGCTACACATCGAGTCGAATAATTCGTCAAAAGAATGGCAACAAGATGAGATCAGCCTCGTGGAGGCAGTTGCAGAACGCGCCGCCTTTGCCATGGAAAACGCTCGATTGTTCCAGGATGCACGTCGGCGCGCCGCAAAAGAGCAATTGATCTCGCAGGCAACATCACGTATTAGTGGTGCTCTTGATCTCGAAAATATCTTGAAAAACACAGCCGAGGAACTGGAAAAAGTGCTGAGCGGTTCCGAAATATTGATCCAGTTCCAAAATAAAGAAAAATAG
- a CDS encoding GAF domain-containing protein: MKIKNTRSLTTTLAISFFSLSAVALLISNSLQIALTIRTQQTEILAKQALIAQDTEKRVSDFIQGKFASMETAASFSNLATASYDERITALNGMLGLDPSFRQISMTSSGANLQAYVSRTSQTISQQFASQLTGSVYSALSMGEKFFVSPVYFDETTAEPLIALALPYKTVFGDYQGVLSTEVSLRFLWDLVDTIKVGETGYVYIVDNQGNLIAYKDRGRVLEGENVSNIFEVSEFVQDPSAPLDLTDDVNTYTGLSGETVLGTFVPLGAPQWAVVVELPQKEAYQNIVSLAWQSFALAVLIALLAALVGYLSAQRTAKPLIELSSAATAVANGNFNVQAKVAGAKEIIQLTDSFNNMTTQLSDSISNLEQRVTERTEDLQKANQQNERRAKQFEAIARVTRTISSSFELDILGTQITNAISREFGFYHVGIFLLDSAKEYAVLNASNSEGGQVMLQRGHRLKVGEKGMVGFVSSTGKPRVALDTGVDAVFFNNPDLPNTRSEITLPLRAGEDVIGVLDVQSVESNAFSREDVNILSILADQVSIAFQNARQNEETRRALAESDALSRQFVQTGWRQFTKKQNLLGVRHAGTKATILYSDEETKGKDQLLKTTKQATVKPRGGFLSLPIKLRGEVIGSVDIQATDNRQWEQDEMDIVTAIIERAAIAMENSRLLNEAQQRAAREQAIGEMSAKIGAFTETEAILRATVNEIGQKLRGARVVFELGTQDDDRKRSKLK; this comes from the coding sequence ATGAAAATAAAAAACACACGAAGTCTGACAACCACATTAGCGATCAGCTTTTTCAGCTTGAGCGCGGTGGCCCTTTTGATTTCGAACAGTCTACAGATCGCATTAACTATCCGAACTCAGCAGACGGAAATCCTGGCCAAACAGGCGTTGATCGCTCAGGACACAGAGAAAAGAGTGAGTGATTTCATCCAGGGAAAGTTCGCATCCATGGAGACGGCCGCGAGCTTTTCCAATCTGGCAACAGCATCTTATGACGAGCGTATCACTGCGTTGAACGGTATGTTAGGCCTTGATCCTTCCTTCAGGCAGATCAGCATGACAAGTAGCGGCGCCAATCTCCAAGCATATGTCTCGCGTACATCTCAAACGATCTCTCAACAATTTGCGTCTCAACTTACTGGATCTGTGTATTCTGCGTTATCAATGGGAGAAAAATTCTTTGTCAGCCCAGTGTATTTTGATGAAACGACGGCTGAACCTCTAATCGCACTGGCTCTCCCATACAAGACCGTCTTTGGTGATTACCAAGGTGTTTTGTCAACCGAGGTCAGTTTAAGATTTCTTTGGGATCTAGTCGATACCATCAAGGTTGGCGAAACTGGATATGTATATATTGTGGACAATCAAGGAAACCTAATCGCCTACAAGGATAGAGGGCGAGTACTCGAAGGTGAAAATGTCAGCAATATTTTTGAAGTTAGCGAGTTTGTACAAGACCCTTCTGCCCCTCTCGATTTAACAGACGATGTAAACACATATACAGGGCTAAGTGGTGAAACCGTTTTAGGCACATTTGTGCCACTAGGAGCGCCCCAATGGGCGGTTGTTGTTGAATTACCACAGAAAGAAGCTTACCAAAACATAGTATCCCTCGCATGGCAGTCATTTGCGCTCGCAGTGCTTATTGCCTTACTTGCGGCATTGGTAGGGTATCTCAGTGCACAACGAACTGCAAAGCCATTGATCGAACTTTCCAGCGCAGCTACGGCCGTGGCCAATGGCAACTTCAATGTTCAAGCCAAAGTTGCTGGTGCAAAAGAGATCATACAACTGACAGATTCTTTCAACAACATGACGACCCAGTTGAGCGATTCGATCAGCAACCTCGAACAACGAGTTACAGAACGTACAGAAGATCTGCAAAAAGCCAATCAACAAAACGAACGGCGTGCCAAGCAATTTGAGGCTATCGCACGCGTTACCCGTACGATCAGTTCATCGTTTGAGCTTGATATTCTTGGAACACAAATTACGAACGCGATCAGCCGCGAGTTTGGTTTCTACCATGTTGGTATCTTCCTACTAGATAGCGCAAAGGAGTACGCAGTACTCAACGCGTCGAACAGTGAAGGTGGTCAGGTTATGTTGCAACGCGGACATAGACTTAAAGTTGGAGAAAAAGGAATGGTCGGCTTCGTATCCAGCACCGGCAAGCCGCGTGTGGCTCTTGATACAGGAGTAGATGCCGTCTTCTTCAACAACCCTGATCTACCCAATACACGTTCAGAAATCACGCTTCCCCTACGTGCAGGGGAAGATGTGATCGGTGTACTTGATGTACAAAGTGTTGAGTCAAATGCCTTCTCACGTGAGGATGTAAATATCCTTTCGATCCTTGCCGATCAGGTTAGTATTGCGTTCCAAAATGCAAGGCAAAATGAGGAAACGCGAAGGGCGTTGGCTGAATCTGATGCACTTTCACGTCAATTTGTCCAAACTGGTTGGCGCCAATTCACAAAGAAGCAAAACCTGTTGGGTGTGCGTCACGCCGGTACAAAGGCAACCATTCTTTACAGTGATGAAGAAACCAAAGGCAAAGATCAGCTACTTAAAACGACAAAGCAGGCAACAGTCAAGCCAAGAGGCGGCTTTTTATCTCTTCCTATTAAATTACGTGGTGAGGTCATCGGTTCAGTAGATATTCAGGCCACAGACAATCGTCAATGGGAACAGGACGAGATGGATATTGTTACAGCGATCATCGAGCGCGCGGCCATCGCAATGGAAAACTCTCGATTGCTCAATGAAGCCCAGCAGCGTGCGGCAAGAGAGCAAGCCATTGGTGAAATGTCAGCGAAGATCGGTGCTTTTACCGAAACCGAAGCCATTCTTCGCGCAACAGTAAACGAGATCGGGCAAAAGCTTCGCGGTGCTCGTGTGGTTTTTGAGCTTGGTACACAGGATGATGATCGAAAACGGAGCAAGTTGAAATGA
- a CDS encoding GAF domain-containing protein: MLNRIRKFFAPPILEDEEATRRASWLNAIILFLIVLRLIIILAPTTNDFLTRATSIENIRPLLLAVIAFILNKRGYIGIAATIILVDSLIESSIYFLGQGGLRSPFLTAFAFLLCVAALIVGERGAMHFTSLLVVVLIGFAVAENYGFVTSDRLQNTSTFSLLFGQIVVLVPTGFVIWLTTRSLRQSLKNAQQKEAEVRTLASNLEKRVEERTVDLETANQRNEKRARQFEAIAQVASVSSAGESLNEALLQLTFVISKQFGFYHAGIFLLDESKKYAILKSANSEGGKRMLERGHRLEVGETGLVGFVAATGRPRIALDTGADAVHFNNPDLPETKSEVALPLLQGKEVIGVLDVQSIESQAFTTEDIETLSILASQVSIIIQNTQLYEENAVALQNAEKAYRQLTGETWKEMLKAQALKGYVYDGIRSEPLKRTLQLENPVSIPVNVRGQNIGALKLEALDNDREWSEDEIAMLTAAAERAALALEGARLLAESQKRAAKERTIGEITSKISAQSEVDELLKTAARELSRTLPGTEIAIQFNRESTE, encoded by the coding sequence ATGTTAAATAGAATCAGAAAATTCTTTGCTCCCCCTATCCTCGAAGATGAAGAGGCTACGCGCCGGGCAAGTTGGCTTAATGCCATCATACTTTTCCTAATCGTGCTCCGCCTTATCATCATTTTGGCCCCAACCACTAATGATTTCTTAACAAGGGCAACGTCGATAGAAAACATACGTCCGCTCTTGCTCGCAGTTATCGCCTTTATTCTTAATAAAAGAGGATATATTGGAATTGCGGCCACGATCATTTTGGTAGACAGCTTAATAGAATCGTCAATCTACTTCCTTGGACAGGGAGGCTTACGCTCTCCATTTTTAACCGCCTTCGCTTTTCTCCTATGTGTTGCCGCCCTCATTGTAGGTGAGCGGGGAGCAATGCACTTTACATCACTTCTCGTCGTTGTATTAATCGGCTTCGCCGTCGCAGAAAACTATGGTTTCGTGACAAGCGACAGGCTTCAAAATACAAGTACCTTTAGTTTACTTTTCGGTCAAATTGTGGTGCTTGTACCAACAGGTTTCGTTATCTGGCTTACCACCCGCAGTTTGAGACAATCTCTCAAGAATGCACAACAAAAAGAGGCGGAAGTGAGAACGCTGGCGTCTAATCTTGAAAAACGGGTGGAAGAACGCACTGTTGACCTTGAAACAGCCAATCAAAGGAATGAAAAACGCGCACGCCAGTTTGAAGCGATTGCGCAAGTGGCATCTGTATCATCTGCTGGCGAAAGTCTTAATGAAGCCCTACTTCAGTTGACATTTGTAATCAGCAAACAATTCGGTTTTTATCATGCAGGTATTTTTCTTTTGGATGAATCAAAGAAATATGCAATCCTAAAATCTGCAAATAGTGAAGGCGGCAAACGAATGTTGGAGCGCGGTCACCGATTGGAAGTTGGTGAAACCGGTCTGGTAGGTTTTGTAGCTGCGACAGGCAGGCCTCGTATTGCATTAGATACGGGGGCCGATGCTGTTCATTTCAACAATCCAGATTTGCCAGAAACGAAATCGGAAGTGGCCCTGCCTCTTTTACAAGGAAAAGAGGTCATCGGTGTTTTGGACGTTCAAAGCATAGAATCTCAGGCTTTCACAACAGAGGATATTGAAACACTGTCAATTCTGGCAAGCCAGGTAAGCATCATCATTCAAAACACACAATTATATGAAGAAAACGCCGTAGCGCTTCAGAACGCAGAGAAAGCATACCGCCAATTGACCGGCGAAACCTGGAAAGAAATGTTGAAAGCACAAGCTTTGAAGGGATATGTGTACGATGGGATTCGAAGCGAGCCACTCAAACGGACTCTACAATTGGAAAACCCAGTTTCGATACCTGTCAATGTGCGTGGGCAGAACATTGGTGCACTAAAACTCGAAGCTTTAGATAATGATCGAGAATGGTCTGAAGACGAGATAGCCATGTTGACCGCCGCCGCAGAACGCGCCGCCCTCGCTCTTGAAGGTGCCCGTCTGTTGGCAGAAAGCCAGAAACGTGCAGCAAAGGAGCGCACTATTGGAGAAATCACATCCAAGATCAGCGCACAAAGCGAGGTTGATGAGCTTTTGAAAACAGCTGCAAGGGAACTAAGCCGTACATTGCCTGGCACGGAAATTGCAATACAGTTCAACAGGGAAAGCACTGAATAA